In a genomic window of Sulfurisphaera tokodaii str. 7:
- a CDS encoding type II toxin-antitoxin system CcdA family antitoxin — protein sequence MSTVISVRVRKELKEKAEELGINIREVVEKALEEAIREKEKEEIKETARKIKELMKDISEDEWITSIREDRYER from the coding sequence ATGTCAACCGTAATAAGTGTAAGAGTGAGGAAAGAGTTGAAGGAGAAAGCTGAAGAATTGGGAATAAACATTAGGGAGGTTGTAGAGAAAGCTTTAGAGGAAGCAATACGAGAGAAAGAAAAGGAAGAAATCAAGGAAACTGCTAGGAAAATTAAGGAACTAATGAAGGATATTAGTGAGGATGAATGGATTACCTCAATAAGGGAAGATAGATATGAGAGATGA
- a CDS encoding type II toxin-antitoxin system VapC family toxin, giving the protein MRDEFLLDASALYPILNYIDKIDVAKIYIIPLAFYEVGNTIWKEYYLHKKIKDPIILSALFQKFMSKLKLLNSPPAEEVMKFAIEKELTFYDAAYVYSAASHGLILVSEDKELIKKANALSLKDFISKLS; this is encoded by the coding sequence ATGAGAGATGAGTTTTTATTAGATGCTTCAGCATTATACCCTATACTTAACTACATAGATAAAATAGACGTTGCTAAGATTTATATAATTCCTCTAGCTTTTTACGAGGTGGGAAACACAATATGGAAGGAATACTATCTTCATAAAAAAATTAAGGATCCAATCATATTATCTGCTCTCTTTCAGAAGTTTATGAGTAAGCTTAAACTCCTTAATAGCCCCCCAGCTGAAGAAGTAATGAAGTTTGCAATAGAAAAAGAACTGACTTTTTACGATGCTGCATACGTTTATTCTGCTGCATCTCATGGACTAATCTTAGTCTCAGAAGACAAAGAGTTAATAAAGAAGGCTAATGCACTCTCACTTAAAGATTTTATAAGCAAATTATCTTAA
- a CDS encoding acyl-CoA dehydrogenase family protein: MIMSELILSSVKEFVKREIEPLAEKIDREDYYPRELVKRMGELGYLSPLYEGLTLYDTVNIIEEIAKVSGSVALIQDAQGELVTEPIRMFGNKEQKEILDKLAKGELIGGFGLSEPCCGSDAGSIITKAERIKGSWIINGRKMWTTQGLYADIFLIVARTGDPKLKEKTLTVFLVPRNKCITTRKIEVMGNRGTGTAEVELNDCEVGEENIVGELNGGWRVVKYALLVGRIAISAIAIGLSICAIEEAIQWSKHRELFDSKLIEKQGIQWYLAKSVANLYSIKSMIREISKYPLDRLFEIEGKISALKFVSSNVAENIIDTALQIMGGLGYAKGSKVERAFRDVRLTRIGEGTDEVQLSIINKVLMRHGIDKILNE, encoded by the coding sequence ATAATTATGAGTGAACTAATTTTATCCTCCGTAAAAGAGTTTGTTAAAAGGGAAATTGAACCATTAGCAGAAAAAATTGATAGAGAGGATTATTACCCAAGGGAGTTAGTTAAGAGAATGGGTGAGCTTGGTTATTTGTCACCGCTTTATGAGGGATTAACGTTATATGACACTGTAAATATAATTGAAGAGATAGCAAAAGTTAGTGGTTCTGTGGCCTTAATACAAGATGCCCAAGGTGAACTAGTAACAGAACCTATTAGAATGTTTGGGAATAAAGAACAGAAAGAGATCTTAGATAAGCTTGCAAAAGGTGAGTTAATTGGTGGTTTTGGTTTAAGTGAGCCTTGCTGTGGTAGTGATGCCGGAAGTATAATTACCAAGGCAGAAAGAATTAAGGGTAGTTGGATTATTAACGGTAGAAAAATGTGGACTACCCAAGGGCTTTATGCTGATATTTTCTTAATAGTAGCAAGGACTGGTGATCCAAAATTAAAGGAAAAAACACTTACTGTTTTTCTAGTCCCTAGAAATAAGTGTATTACTACAAGAAAAATTGAAGTAATGGGAAATAGAGGAACTGGAACCGCAGAAGTAGAGTTAAACGATTGTGAGGTTGGAGAAGAGAACATTGTTGGAGAGTTAAATGGTGGTTGGAGAGTTGTAAAATACGCTTTATTAGTTGGTAGGATTGCTATTTCGGCAATAGCCATAGGGTTAAGCATTTGCGCAATTGAGGAGGCTATACAGTGGAGTAAACATAGGGAATTATTTGATTCTAAATTAATTGAAAAGCAAGGAATTCAGTGGTATTTAGCTAAATCTGTGGCTAATCTTTACTCTATTAAGAGTATGATAAGAGAAATTTCAAAATATCCGTTAGATAGGCTATTTGAAATTGAGGGAAAGATTTCAGCTCTGAAATTTGTTTCTTCGAACGTAGCTGAAAACATTATAGATACTGCATTACAAATTATGGGTGGTTTAGGATATGCTAAAGGGAGCAAAGTTGAAAGAGCGTTTAGAGATGTGAGATTAACCAGGATTGGAGAAGGGACTGACGAAGTCCAATTGTCAATTATTAATAAAGTTTTGATGAGGCATGGGATAGATAAAATACTCAATGAATGA
- a CDS encoding AMP-binding protein, protein MEAEFYSLQKIRKLSEEAVKDPESFWKDKMHLISWFKEPEKIREGEPPFEKWFVNGYTNISYNAIDRHLDKSEKVAFYWINEKLDTRSITYRDLYCEVNRASYVLKELGVKKGDVVSLIMPSIPEAVYMSLAVHRLGATLVIHYLGLSEETLTYRLNDCNSRVLIVASKGFRNGNEIRIKDFVDKLLDSRKTPIEKVLVVKRGYDDFNVTKRDVIYEEVRPRGRVYVEPIWVESNEPSTIYYTSGTTGRPKGLYHSTAGYVIALNYAFKSLMGPKENDIWWTISELGWPVWPMANLYTIPFMGLTGVLFEGYIGYKPDMFSRIIERFGVNLVWSSTTTLYTLKSLGEESVKSGDTSTLRLILNTGEPLNPGAWKWLRENMPHVTIADAYWMTEHLFPVAGTPFGIGEIPYKAGSAGIRFPGSDFRVVDDDGKELQVGKKGYIVLKPISPALAKMHNDTNGERIIKTYWSRFPGYFYTGDYGYMDEDGYLYVLGRADDVIKSGERIGTLEVESVVVTHPAVAEAAVVGYPKEVGEGILVLAVIKKGYPMSEDLANDIKSYLRNSGYIVDKVYLVRRLPKTKSGKIMRRLIRALVRNEEIGDISTLDDPSILEELKSILSEKD, encoded by the coding sequence ATGGAAGCGGAATTTTATAGTTTACAAAAAATTAGAAAATTAAGTGAGGAAGCAGTAAAAGACCCAGAAAGTTTTTGGAAGGATAAAATGCATTTGATCTCATGGTTTAAAGAGCCAGAAAAAATAAGGGAAGGAGAACCACCATTTGAGAAATGGTTTGTTAATGGTTATACTAATATTTCTTATAACGCAATTGATAGACATTTAGATAAATCTGAAAAAGTAGCTTTCTATTGGATAAATGAGAAATTAGATACTAGGAGTATAACTTATAGAGATTTATATTGTGAGGTAAATAGGGCTTCTTACGTTTTAAAAGAACTAGGAGTAAAGAAAGGTGACGTAGTATCTCTTATAATGCCTAGTATTCCAGAGGCAGTCTATATGTCTTTAGCTGTACATAGGCTAGGGGCGACACTAGTAATACACTATCTAGGTTTAAGTGAGGAGACATTAACTTATAGGCTAAATGATTGTAATTCTAGGGTTTTAATAGTTGCTAGCAAGGGTTTCAGAAACGGAAATGAAATAAGGATAAAAGATTTCGTGGATAAGCTTCTTGATTCCAGAAAAACTCCGATAGAGAAAGTTTTAGTAGTGAAAAGAGGTTATGACGATTTTAACGTTACAAAGAGGGACGTTATATATGAAGAAGTAAGACCTAGGGGTAGAGTTTATGTTGAACCAATCTGGGTAGAATCTAATGAGCCTTCAACAATTTATTATACTTCTGGAACCACTGGTAGACCTAAAGGCTTATATCACTCTACAGCAGGATATGTAATAGCATTAAATTATGCCTTTAAATCCCTTATGGGTCCTAAAGAGAATGATATATGGTGGACAATATCTGAATTAGGCTGGCCAGTATGGCCTATGGCAAATCTTTACACAATACCATTCATGGGTCTTACTGGAGTACTTTTTGAGGGATATATAGGATATAAACCAGATATGTTCTCCAGAATAATTGAAAGGTTTGGAGTTAATTTAGTATGGAGTTCAACAACAACTTTATATACATTAAAGAGCCTTGGAGAAGAATCGGTTAAATCTGGAGATACTTCAACACTGAGACTCATTTTGAACACTGGAGAACCATTAAACCCTGGTGCATGGAAATGGTTAAGAGAAAATATGCCTCACGTTACTATTGCAGATGCGTATTGGATGACTGAACATTTATTCCCAGTTGCTGGAACACCTTTTGGAATAGGAGAGATTCCTTACAAAGCGGGGTCTGCTGGAATTAGATTTCCTGGTAGTGATTTTAGAGTAGTGGACGATGACGGGAAAGAATTACAAGTTGGAAAGAAGGGATATATTGTGTTAAAGCCTATTAGCCCAGCTTTAGCAAAAATGCACAATGATACTAACGGGGAAAGGATTATAAAGACCTACTGGTCGAGGTTCCCTGGATATTTTTACACTGGTGATTACGGCTATATGGACGAGGATGGATACCTTTACGTTTTAGGAAGAGCTGATGATGTAATAAAGTCTGGTGAAAGAATAGGTACTTTAGAGGTAGAAAGTGTAGTTGTAACACATCCAGCAGTCGCTGAGGCTGCTGTAGTAGGCTACCCAAAGGAAGTAGGAGAAGGAATTTTAGTTTTAGCTGTGATTAAGAAAGGTTATCCAATGAGTGAGGATTTAGCTAATGATATAAAATCATATCTAAGAAATAGTGGATATATAGTAGATAAAGTATATTTAGTAAGAAGACTACCAAAGACTAAGAGTGGCAAGATAATGAGGAGATTAATAAGAGCACTGGTAAGGAATGAGGAGATTGGTGATATCTCTACTTTAGATGACCCAAGCATATTAGAGGAGTTAAAGAGTATATTAAGTGAGAAAGATTGA
- a CDS encoding amidohydrolase family protein — translation MIDFHFHAPIKEFLDFLGEYKESTMKYFNAKFDIKSLRESLDEAESLGIKRVVLLPIDSTTFLGRKIPNEIVCNHTDDRIIRFVSVDPLKPNAEEELRRLIKECEPQGVKFHPQLQGFNPLDERALRLYSVLDSNGLVAVFHTGTSGVGAGVRSNIRLDYGRPLYFDEVAIRFPRMKIILAHFGWPWTEEAIAIALHKPNIYLDLSGWLPKYIPEVVWKYAKRLQDKLIFGSDYPLISQERWLNEFDKLNLPEGIKEKILRENAERILEKS, via the coding sequence TTGATAGATTTTCACTTCCATGCTCCCATAAAGGAATTCTTAGATTTTTTAGGTGAATATAAGGAATCAACAATGAAATATTTTAATGCGAAGTTCGATATAAAAAGCTTAAGAGAAAGCCTAGACGAGGCTGAAAGCTTAGGGATAAAGAGAGTTGTTTTATTACCCATAGACTCTACAACCTTTTTAGGAAGAAAAATACCTAATGAAATTGTTTGTAATCACACAGATGATAGAATAATAAGGTTTGTGTCAGTAGATCCTTTAAAACCCAATGCTGAAGAAGAACTAAGACGGCTCATAAAAGAATGCGAACCTCAAGGAGTTAAATTTCATCCACAACTTCAAGGATTTAATCCATTAGATGAAAGAGCATTAAGATTATACTCCGTCTTAGATTCGAATGGTCTTGTAGCTGTTTTTCATACAGGGACTTCTGGGGTAGGTGCTGGTGTAAGATCAAATATTAGACTTGATTACGGCAGACCACTATACTTTGACGAAGTAGCAATAAGATTTCCCAGAATGAAGATAATATTGGCACATTTTGGTTGGCCATGGACTGAAGAAGCTATAGCAATAGCACTTCATAAACCCAATATATACTTAGATTTGTCTGGCTGGTTACCTAAATATATACCAGAAGTAGTATGGAAGTATGCGAAAAGATTACAAGATAAGCTCATTTTTGGAAGTGATTATCCCTTAATCTCACAAGAGAGATGGTTAAACGAGTTTGATAAATTAAATTTGCCAGAAGGTATTAAAGAAAAAATTCTGAGAGAAAATGCGGAAAGAATATTGGAAAAAAGTTGA
- the gltA gene encoding citrate synthase yields the protein MSVEVSRGLENVIIKTTGLTYIDGINGILRYRGYDINDLVNYASYEELIHLMLYGELPNRQQLNQIKGIINESFEVPEQVISTIFSMPRNCDAIGMMETAFGILASIYDPKWNRATNKELAVQIIAKTATITANIYRAKEGLKPKIPEPSESYAESFLAATFGKKPTQEEIKAMDASLILYTDHEVPASTTAALVASSTLSDMYSCIVAALAALKGPLHGGAAEEAFKQFVEIGSVENADKWFEEKIIKGKSRLMGFGHRVYKTYDPRAKIFKTLAKSFAEKNENVKKYYEIAERIEKLGVDTFGSKHIYPNTDFYSGIVFYALGFPIYMFTSLFALSRVLGWLAHIIEYVEEQHRLIRPRALYIGPEKREFKPIELR from the coding sequence ATGAGCGTAGAAGTAAGTAGAGGATTGGAAAATGTAATTATAAAAACTACTGGATTAACTTACATTGATGGCATTAACGGTATATTAAGATATAGAGGGTACGATATTAACGATTTAGTTAATTATGCTTCATATGAGGAGCTAATCCATTTAATGCTTTACGGTGAATTACCTAACAGACAACAATTAAATCAGATTAAAGGTATAATAAATGAAAGTTTTGAAGTTCCAGAACAAGTTATATCAACGATATTTTCGATGCCTAGAAACTGTGATGCAATAGGAATGATGGAAACAGCATTTGGCATATTAGCTTCAATATATGATCCAAAATGGAACAGAGCTACTAATAAAGAATTAGCTGTTCAAATTATTGCAAAAACTGCAACAATTACCGCAAATATTTATAGGGCTAAAGAAGGGTTAAAACCAAAGATCCCAGAACCATCAGAGAGCTATGCTGAAAGCTTCTTGGCTGCAACGTTTGGTAAAAAGCCTACTCAAGAAGAGATAAAGGCTATGGATGCTTCACTAATTTTATATACAGATCACGAAGTTCCAGCCTCAACAACTGCAGCCTTAGTAGCCTCCTCAACCCTCTCGGATATGTACTCATGTATTGTTGCAGCATTAGCTGCACTAAAGGGTCCTTTGCATGGTGGTGCAGCTGAGGAAGCTTTCAAACAGTTTGTAGAAATAGGTTCTGTCGAAAATGCAGATAAATGGTTTGAGGAAAAAATAATAAAAGGCAAAAGTAGGCTCATGGGATTCGGGCATCGTGTATATAAGACTTATGATCCTAGGGCAAAAATATTTAAGACATTGGCTAAATCCTTTGCTGAAAAAAATGAAAATGTTAAAAAGTATTATGAAATTGCAGAAAGAATAGAGAAATTGGGAGTTGACACATTCGGTAGTAAGCATATTTATCCTAATACTGACTTTTACAGTGGTATAGTATTTTATGCTTTAGGCTTCCCAATATATATGTTCACTTCACTGTTCGCTCTATCAAGAGTATTAGGGTGGTTAGCTCACATAATTGAATATGTAGAGGAACAGCATAGACTCATTAGACCTAGAGCACTATACATTGGACCAGAAAAAAGAGAGTTTAAACCTATAGAGTTAAGATAA
- a CDS encoding CBS domain-containing protein, producing MTPNKIKLLINKPIIKVQKGTSARDAVRIMAKENVGSILIFDGDKLIGIFTERDLLRAVARDEDLNKPVEELGTTKNLITIDEDSPINVAAELMSKHCIRHLIVVNKSGKPIGVVSIRDIIGEKHILSILSNVDKIEEWIGGD from the coding sequence ATGACGCCGAATAAAATCAAATTACTAATAAATAAACCGATAATTAAGGTACAAAAAGGGACTAGTGCTAGGGATGCTGTTAGAATAATGGCTAAGGAAAACGTTGGTTCTATTTTGATATTTGATGGTGATAAGCTTATTGGAATTTTTACCGAAAGGGATTTACTTAGGGCTGTTGCAAGAGATGAGGATTTAAATAAACCAGTTGAAGAGTTAGGTACAACTAAGAATCTAATTACTATAGATGAAGACTCACCAATTAACGTCGCAGCCGAGTTAATGAGTAAGCATTGTATTAGACATCTTATTGTAGTTAACAAATCTGGTAAACCTATTGGTGTTGTATCAATAAGAGATATCATAGGAGAAAAGCATATTTTATCTATACTTTCAAACGTAGATAAAATAGAAGAATGGATAGGTGGTGATTAA
- the prpB gene encoding methylisocitrate lyase, with the protein MSEILRKSDFLIIPGVFNPFTALLAEKVGFKAVYLSGGALTSSYGLPDLGIITLDEVAEMVRRIREVTDIPIIVDADTGFGEVINVYRAVKVLEKAGANAIQIEDQVLPKKCGHLEGKEVVSSKDMVAKIKSALKARKDMLIIARTDARAVNGLEDAIERAKMYLEAGADIIFPEALESKEEFAKFAKEVKAPLLANMTEFGKTPLITANEFKEMGYKYVIFPVTIFRVAAKAMKEALEVLLKEGSQKSLMDKMMTRKEQYEIINYYFYENLDKQLAKDL; encoded by the coding sequence TTGTCAGAAATCTTGCGAAAGTCTGATTTCCTAATTATTCCGGGCGTATTTAATCCTTTTACAGCATTACTAGCTGAAAAAGTAGGATTTAAAGCAGTGTATCTGTCTGGAGGAGCTTTAACGTCCTCATACGGCTTACCAGATCTTGGCATAATAACGTTAGATGAAGTAGCAGAAATGGTCAGAAGAATTAGGGAAGTCACTGATATTCCAATTATTGTTGATGCTGATACTGGCTTTGGAGAAGTTATAAATGTATATAGGGCTGTGAAAGTTTTGGAAAAAGCTGGTGCCAATGCTATTCAAATTGAGGATCAAGTTCTTCCAAAGAAATGTGGTCATCTAGAAGGTAAAGAAGTTGTGAGTTCTAAAGATATGGTTGCTAAAATAAAATCAGCACTAAAGGCCAGAAAAGATATGTTAATAATTGCTAGAACTGACGCAAGAGCGGTAAATGGTCTTGAAGACGCTATTGAGAGAGCTAAGATGTATTTAGAAGCTGGTGCTGATATAATTTTTCCAGAAGCATTGGAAAGCAAAGAAGAATTCGCCAAATTTGCTAAAGAAGTTAAAGCACCACTATTGGCTAATATGACAGAGTTTGGTAAAACGCCGTTAATAACTGCTAATGAGTTTAAAGAAATGGGGTATAAGTACGTTATCTTTCCAGTGACTATTTTCAGAGTTGCAGCAAAAGCCATGAAAGAAGCGTTAGAGGTACTTCTTAAAGAAGGATCTCAAAAATCATTGATGGATAAGATGATGACTAGGAAGGAGCAGTATGAAATTATCAATTATTACTTTTATGAGAATTTAGATAAGCAACTTGCGAAAGATTTATAG
- a CDS encoding MmgE/PrpD family protein, with the protein MELSDKIAEYVVSAEDFSDEMLHEAKRRLLDSIAVALASINSPPAKILREMSNLFAGNSPLLSGGEATIDFASFYNTLLIRYLDFNDTYLSKEPLHPSDMIGGLLSVGSVFDISGEELLKSIIVGYEIGVRLCDSTSLRKKGYDHVNFLQIASTSALSRLLNLDREKAKNAISLTLVPHIALRESRSGKLSMWKAGATAEAVRNSVFATLLAKNGFTAPDKPFSGVFGFFNIIAKDFDLSTFENIKSGSILKTFIKKYPVEYHAEATVEAALKLDYEGEIKKVIVETYEAGKTILADSEDKWNPKNKETADHSLPFITAVTLLTKRFWLDSYSLIGDPKVVSLMKKIEVVERDDYTSVYPKELPTRVIVITDKGTYESEVRVPRGHSANPMSDEEIEEKAKLLGLSESQIKLIWEIDNMKVRDFVRNLAKV; encoded by the coding sequence ATGGAACTTTCAGATAAAATAGCCGAATACGTGGTCTCAGCTGAGGATTTTTCAGATGAAATGCTTCATGAGGCTAAAAGAAGATTACTAGATAGCATAGCTGTAGCTCTAGCATCAATTAACTCACCACCTGCAAAAATTTTAAGAGAAATGTCAAATCTCTTCGCTGGAAATTCTCCTCTTTTAAGTGGAGGAGAAGCCACTATAGATTTTGCATCATTTTATAATACCTTACTTATACGTTATTTAGACTTTAATGACACGTATTTGAGTAAAGAGCCTTTACATCCAAGTGATATGATAGGAGGTCTATTATCTGTAGGTAGCGTGTTTGATATCTCTGGTGAAGAACTATTAAAGAGTATCATCGTGGGTTATGAAATTGGTGTGAGGCTCTGTGATAGTACAAGTCTAAGAAAAAAGGGATATGATCACGTTAATTTCCTTCAAATAGCTTCTACTTCAGCACTTTCTCGCCTCCTTAACCTTGATAGAGAGAAGGCTAAGAATGCAATATCTTTAACGCTTGTTCCTCATATTGCGCTTAGGGAATCAAGATCTGGTAAGTTATCAATGTGGAAAGCTGGAGCTACGGCTGAGGCTGTAAGGAATTCAGTATTTGCGACTCTTTTAGCTAAAAACGGATTTACTGCACCAGACAAACCGTTTTCTGGAGTTTTTGGATTCTTTAATATCATAGCTAAGGATTTTGATTTATCAACTTTCGAAAATATTAAGAGTGGGTCTATTCTTAAGACTTTCATTAAAAAATATCCAGTTGAATACCATGCTGAAGCCACTGTCGAAGCGGCATTGAAACTAGACTATGAAGGTGAAATAAAGAAAGTAATTGTAGAAACTTACGAAGCTGGTAAGACAATATTGGCTGATAGTGAGGATAAATGGAATCCTAAAAATAAAGAAACTGCCGATCATAGTTTACCATTTATTACGGCAGTTACTTTACTTACAAAGCGTTTCTGGTTGGATTCGTATAGCTTAATTGGAGACCCTAAAGTAGTTAGCTTAATGAAAAAGATTGAGGTCGTAGAGAGGGATGATTATACTTCTGTTTATCCTAAAGAACTACCTACTAGAGTTATTGTCATTACAGATAAGGGTACTTATGAAAGTGAAGTAAGAGTTCCTAGAGGGCATTCAGCAAATCCTATGAGTGATGAGGAAATTGAAGAAAAAGCTAAGCTTTTAGGGCTTTCAGAAAGTCAAATTAAGCTCATTTGGGAAATAGATAATATGAAGGTGAGGGATTTTGTCAGAAATCTTGCGAAAGTCTGA
- a CDS encoding lactate/malate dehydrogenase family protein — MTKIAFIGVGKIGQTIAFNTIMDGYADEVMIYDIIPELPEKFEHELRHALASKRLKVELLSTNNLDDVAGADIVVITAGKPRKPGMSRRDLFVDNAKIMMDLANKLPKKNHGAVYIMVSNPVDMMASVFARYSREFVISTGDQVETMRLRAYIAKKLKIPVYRVNGFVGGEHGEDAVVLWSTVTVNGKPFSEDLGVTKAEVEDYVKKIPGEIIRVMGGTTWGPGTIIAELIRAVALNENKVMSIATPRQFEDEIIHVSVPTVVGSSIGPSLENLLDEKDRWNLMASMKDFYNVYKENLKHLETSIQAQ; from the coding sequence ATGACAAAGATAGCTTTTATAGGAGTTGGAAAGATAGGTCAGACAATCGCCTTTAATACTATAATGGACGGTTACGCTGATGAGGTCATGATCTACGATATTATCCCAGAATTACCGGAGAAATTTGAACATGAACTTAGACATGCTCTTGCATCTAAAAGACTTAAAGTTGAACTTTTATCTACAAACAACTTAGACGATGTTGCTGGTGCTGATATTGTAGTTATTACTGCTGGTAAACCAAGAAAACCTGGTATGAGTAGAAGAGATCTGTTTGTAGATAATGCTAAAATAATGATGGATCTAGCTAACAAATTACCTAAGAAGAATCATGGAGCCGTTTATATTATGGTTTCCAACCCGGTAGACATGATGGCTTCTGTATTCGCAAGATATTCTAGGGAATTCGTAATTAGTACTGGAGACCAAGTAGAGACAATGAGGTTAAGAGCATATATAGCTAAAAAACTAAAGATACCAGTTTATAGAGTTAATGGGTTTGTAGGTGGAGAGCATGGTGAAGATGCTGTAGTATTATGGAGTACTGTAACAGTTAATGGAAAACCATTCTCAGAGGATTTAGGAGTTACAAAGGCAGAGGTTGAAGATTATGTAAAGAAGATCCCAGGAGAGATAATTAGAGTTATGGGAGGTACTACATGGGGTCCTGGGACTATTATAGCTGAATTAATAAGAGCAGTAGCACTCAATGAGAATAAAGTTATGTCAATAGCTACTCCAAGACAATTTGAAGACGAAATAATTCACGTTAGTGTGCCAACAGTAGTTGGAAGTTCAATTGGTCCTTCATTAGAAAACTTATTAGATGAAAAGGACAGATGGAATTTAATGGCTTCAATGAAAGACTTCTATAATGTATATAAAGAGAATTTGAAACACCTAGAAACTTCTATCCAAGCACAGTAA
- a CDS encoding undecaprenyl-diphosphate phosphatase has protein sequence MNLLDIIIIGIVQGISEWLPISSKTQVLISSHYLLNLPIAIAYSFGLFMEMGSIGSATIYFRKDIMSVFRDRKLLLYLAIITIITGLVGVPLYIISDKLLKNAYDPSIPMIILGIALIVDGLYIRYSRIKIRSFKDLSLKNIILIGIAQGLAALPGVSRSGMTVSTMLFLGIKPDDAFRYSYLAYIPAAVGAVGTTILFSKTNISYVISLIGIGGVLISVISAFIIGMLTIDLLLRFAKRRNIYIIDFTLGGIAIVVSVLTILI, from the coding sequence ATGAATCTTCTAGATATAATAATAATCGGAATTGTACAAGGAATTTCAGAATGGTTACCTATAAGTAGTAAAACACAAGTGTTGATATCATCACATTACCTATTAAATTTACCAATAGCAATAGCTTACTCTTTTGGACTGTTTATGGAAATGGGATCTATAGGTTCTGCCACCATCTATTTTAGAAAAGATATAATGAGTGTATTTAGAGATAGAAAACTACTGCTTTATCTTGCGATAATAACTATAATAACTGGACTAGTTGGAGTACCCCTATATATAATCTCCGATAAACTATTGAAGAACGCATATGATCCTTCGATTCCGATGATAATTCTAGGAATAGCACTAATCGTAGACGGTTTATATATAAGATATTCAAGGATTAAAATTAGAAGTTTTAAAGACTTAAGTTTAAAAAATATAATACTTATCGGAATAGCACAAGGATTAGCGGCATTACCAGGTGTAAGTAGGTCTGGAATGACCGTATCAACAATGTTATTTCTAGGAATCAAACCTGACGATGCTTTCAGATACTCATATCTGGCTTATATTCCAGCAGCAGTAGGTGCAGTAGGAACAACAATATTATTCTCTAAAACTAACATATCTTACGTTATATCTTTAATTGGAATAGGAGGAGTATTAATTTCAGTTATATCAGCATTTATCATAGGAATGCTAACAATAGATCTACTATTAAGATTTGCTAAGAGGAGAAATATTTATATAATAGACTTTACTTTAGGGGGAATAGCAATAGTAGTAAGTGTTTTAACTATACTCATATGA